A window from Thermoplasmatales archaeon encodes these proteins:
- a CDS encoding CDP-2,3-bis-(O-geranylgeranyl)-sn-glycerol synthase: protein MIEIIAEAIWLILPAYIANSSAVLIGGGKPIDFGKKWKGKPILGEGKTWRGLAGGIICGFISGIILNKIWNLFGYGFSSFLIILSLSFGALLGDIAKSFLKRRLNIARGKPLPLLDQIDFLLGAFFLAFIVDKEWFLSSFTIYHILFLLILTPILHLVTNIIAYLLGLKNVPW from the coding sequence ATGATTGAGATAATTGCAGAAGCAATCTGGCTTATACTACCCGCCTATATTGCAAATTCATCAGCAGTTCTAATTGGGGGTGGAAAGCCAATTGATTTTGGAAAAAAATGGAAGGGGAAGCCAATTTTGGGAGAGGGAAAAACATGGCGCGGGCTTGCTGGAGGAATAATTTGCGGTTTTATTTCAGGAATTATTCTGAATAAAATATGGAATCTTTTTGGCTATGGCTTCTCTTCTTTTTTAATAATTTTATCTCTTTCATTTGGAGCACTTCTTGGAGATATTGCAAAAAGCTTTTTAAAAAGGAGGCTCAATATTGCTAGGGGAAAGCCCCTTCCACTTCTTGACCAAATTGATTTCCTCTTAGGAGCATTCTTTCTTGCTTTTATTGTAGATAAAGAATGGTTTTTATCTTCATTTACCATCTATCATATTTTATTTCTTTTAATTTTAACACCAATTTTACATTTAGTAACAAATATAATCGCATACTTATTAGGTTTAAAGAATGTCCCATGGTGA
- a CDS encoding DUF1614 domain-containing protein — protein sequence MICYKDVLEKIISFIIFPAIPLLLLTFLFFRYQKTFEKMHLGKKEFVLLVIGSASTMIIDLPVFIYKDYFLALNIGGGLIPIILSLHFINKKRISFSKLILGILIISILTYMVTEVKEEGVVSYFPYYLLPSLTASLISFLLYFRQEISAIYAYTISTFGVIIGGDFARLPQLFLHPFSGSMGGAGIYDMIYIASMLSFFISFSFIIKERGRAERKFFGENLNYAGVDERIISYLIDFSIICGFSFFISLGYSNFILSFIRFFLIIHTIYFLFFEFLFGSTVGKAIMDIEVVDEEMGRNFMSIFTRNIIRYFELIVGFYILSIISICSSRRRQRIGDVIADTFVIKVKND from the coding sequence TTGATATGCTATAAGGATGTGCTTGAAAAAATTATTTCATTTATAATATTTCCTGCAATACCTTTGCTTTTGCTAACTTTTCTTTTTTTCAGATATCAAAAAACTTTTGAAAAAATGCATCTTGGAAAAAAGGAATTTGTCCTCCTTGTAATTGGCTCAGCATCAACAATGATTATTGACTTGCCGGTTTTCATCTACAAAGATTACTTTCTCGCATTGAATATAGGGGGTGGGCTTATTCCCATAATATTATCCCTGCATTTCATTAATAAAAAAAGAATATCCTTTTCAAAATTAATTTTAGGAATTTTAATTATTTCAATTTTAACATACATGGTGACAGAAGTAAAAGAGGAAGGGGTTGTCTCCTATTTTCCCTATTATCTGCTGCCCTCATTAACAGCTTCTCTGATTTCCTTTCTCCTTTACTTCAGGCAAGAGATTTCTGCAATATATGCATATACAATCTCAACTTTTGGAGTTATAATAGGTGGCGACTTCGCCCGCCTGCCCCAGCTTTTTTTACATCCATTTTCCGGCTCGATGGGGGGAGCGGGCATTTATGATATGATATATATTGCCTCGATGCTTTCTTTTTTTATTTCATTTTCATTCATAATTAAGGAGAGGGGAAGGGCTGAGAGGAAATTTTTTGGAGAAAATTTAAATTATGCGGGGGTTGATGAAAGGATAATTTCATATCTAATTGATTTTTCAATTATATGCGGTTTTTCATTTTTTATTTCTCTTGGCTATTCAAATTTTATTTTATCTTTTATCAGATTTTTTTTGATTATTCATACAATTTATTTCCTCTTTTTTGAATTTTTATTTGGCTCAACGGTCGGAAAGGCGATAATGGATATCGAAGTTGTGGATGAAGAAATGGGAAGAAATTTTATGAGTATATTTACAAGAAACATAATTCGCTACTTTGAACTTATTGTTGGTTTTTATATATTGAGCATAATTTCAATTTGTTCGAGCAGGAGAAGACAGAGGATAGGAGATGTTATTGCAGATACATTTGTTATAAAGGTGAAAAATGATTGA